The Arachis ipaensis cultivar K30076 chromosome B07, Araip1.1, whole genome shotgun sequence genome includes a window with the following:
- the LOC107606792 gene encoding uncharacterized protein LOC107606792: MDYSTKLGKNYAPYSDVAAYRWLIGWLVYLTTTRLDISFSVEKLSHYPDCPTTTHYHVSICVLRYLKQAPVAGLFFPVSSDLVLSGYSDTDWAPCIDTRRSVSGFCFYLGTSLVSWKSKKQHTIARSSLEVEYRALALATCEAQWISYILADLHMPLLNSIPLYYDSQSARYIATNPIFHE; encoded by the coding sequence ATGGACTATTCCACTAAGTTAGGAAAGAATTATGCCCCCTATTCTGATGTTGCTGCCTATCGATGGTTAATTGGATGGCTTGTTTACCTCACCACCACTAGGCTGGATATCTCTTTTTCAGTGGAAAAGCTTAGCCACTACCCAGATTGTCCCACCACTACCCACTACCATGTCTCCATTTGTGTTCTCAGGTATCTCAAACAAGCTCCGGTAGCAGGCTTGTTCTTTCCTGTCTCCTCAGATTTAGTTCTCTCTGGCTATTCAGACACTGATTGGGCGCCATGCATTGATACTAGAAGATCTGTCtctggattttgtttttatttgggcACTTCCTTAGTCTCTTGGAAGAGCAAGAAGCAGCACACTATAGCTAGATCATCTTTAGAGGTTGAGTATCGTGCTTTGGCCTTAGCAACCTGCGAGGCACAATGGATTTCCTATATTTTAGCTGATCTGCACATGCCCCTATTGAACTCCATTCCTCTTTATTATGATAGCCAGTCAGCCAGATACATTGCAACCAACCCTATATTTCACGAATGA
- the LOC107608283 gene encoding UPF0481 protein At3g47200 isoform X1: MATIINQLLLDSGLALSAIDLMEGENPNDVLIKINAILKEAQPLLTDECCIYRVPHEIRKFKEDAYTPKVVSIGPFHHGDPKLLKMEGLKRTCCREFIERSEKKNLKSFVSCVQELEAKVRGCYSDEIKLSEEEHVMVILVDCCFILEFLLRHHFKLPYSDDIFLSPRLGTYIRYDLLMLENQVPFFVLEKLYNLAFPSTLNSGGRESHPSLLRLALRYIVPSRIVPCDNNNDELTLVDVGRIAHFTDLTRKSLLRSSHLLQPSTSGCSREAKLTQLYSATELNEAGVKFEVHKTSQCLLDLELSGHTLKIPFIRVMDSTEVILRNLLAFEQCHYIHESYLTDYAAVFDFLINTEKDVDFFVKNGIIENWIGDSNAVAEMFNGLGVNVVHPNINTQYLRICEELNAFCNHPWNRKVATLRRDYCNTPWKTVASIAGIFLLILTIIQTVFSILQVILA, from the exons ATGGCCACCATTATCAATCAATTGCTCCTTGATTCAGGATTAGCTCTTTCAGCAATTGATCTG ATGGAAGGTGAGAATCCTAATGATGTTTTAATCAAGATTAATGCAATATTAAAGGAAGCACAGCCTCTCCTTACAGATGAATGCTGCATCTACAGGGTGCCTCATGAGATCCGCAAGTTTAAAGAAGATGCATACACTCCAAAAGTTGTTTCAATTGGTCCTTTTCACCATGGGGATCCAAAGTTGCTAAAGATGGAAGGCCTTAAAAGAACATGTTGCAGAGAATTCATTGAAAGATCCGAGAAAAAGAACTTGAAAAGTTTCGTGAGTTGCGTGCAAGAGCTGGAGGCAAAGGTTCGTGGTTGTTACTCAGATGAAATCAAGCTTAGTGAGGAAGAACATGTTATGGTAATATTAGTAGACTGCTGCTTCATATTAGAGTTTTTACTTAGGCACCATTTCAAGTTGCCTTATAGTGATGACATTTTTCTGTCACCACGGTTAGGGACTTATATAAGATATGATTTGTTGATGCTTGAGAATCAAGTCCCTTTCTTTGTTCTTGAGAAGCTTTACAATCTAGCTTTTCCTTCTACCTTAAATAGTGGCGGCCGCGAAAGCCATCCTTCATTATTAAGGCTTGCTCTTCGTTATATTGTTCCTAGTAGAATAGTTCCTTGCGACAATAATAATGATGAGCTAACCTTAGTTGATGTTGGTAGAATAGCTCATTTCACAGATCTAACAAGAAAGTCTCTGTTGAGATCCTCTCACTTATTGCAACCATCAACCTCTGGATGCTCAAGAGAAGCGAAGTTAACACAACTTTATAGTGCAACTGAGTTGAACGAAGCTGGAGTGAAGTTTGAAGTACACAAAACTAGTCAATGCTTACTAGACTTGGAACTTTCAGGTCATACTTTGAAAATCCCATTCATTAGAGTGATGGACAGCACTGAAGTTATTTTGCGAAATTTGTTAGCTTTTGAACAATGCCACTATATTCATGAATCCTATCTCACTGACTATGCTGCAGTCTTTGATTTCCTTATCAACACAGAAAAAGATGTAGATTTCTTCGTAAAGAATGGAATAATTGAGAATTGGATAGGTGATAGCAATGCAGTGGCTGAAATGTTTAATGGTCTTGGAGTGAATGTTGTGCATCCAAATATTAATACGCAATATCTTCGTATTTGTGAAGAGTTGAATGCTTTCTGTAATCACCCTTGGAACAGAAAAGTTGCGACTTTGAGGCGTGATTACTGTAACACTCCATGGAAGACAGTAGCTTCCATTGCTGGAATTTTTCTGCTTATTCTCACTATTATTCAGACAGTATTTTCTATTCTTCAAGTGATACTAGCTTAA
- the LOC107608283 gene encoding UPF0481 protein At3g47200 isoform X2, giving the protein MATIINQLLLDSGLALSAIDLMEGENPNDVLIKINAILKEAQPLLTDECCIYRVPHEIRKFKEDAYTPKVVSIGPFHHGDPKLLKMEGLKRTCCREFIERSEKKNLKSFVSCVQELEAKVRGCYSDEIKLSEEEHVMVILVDCCFILEFLLRHHFKLPYSDDIFLSPRLGTYIRYDLLMLENQVPFFVLEKLYNLAFPSTLNSGGRESHPSLLRLALRYIVPSRIVPCDNNNDELTLVDVGRIAHFTDLTRKSLLRSSHLLQPSTSGCSREAKLTQLYSATELNEAGVKFEVHKTSQCLLDLELSVFDFLINTEKDVDFFVKNGIIENWIGDSNAVAEMFNGLGVNVVHPNINTQYLRICEELNAFCNHPWNRKVATLRRDYCNTPWKTVASIAGIFLLILTIIQTVFSILQVILA; this is encoded by the exons ATGGCCACCATTATCAATCAATTGCTCCTTGATTCAGGATTAGCTCTTTCAGCAATTGATCTG ATGGAAGGTGAGAATCCTAATGATGTTTTAATCAAGATTAATGCAATATTAAAGGAAGCACAGCCTCTCCTTACAGATGAATGCTGCATCTACAGGGTGCCTCATGAGATCCGCAAGTTTAAAGAAGATGCATACACTCCAAAAGTTGTTTCAATTGGTCCTTTTCACCATGGGGATCCAAAGTTGCTAAAGATGGAAGGCCTTAAAAGAACATGTTGCAGAGAATTCATTGAAAGATCCGAGAAAAAGAACTTGAAAAGTTTCGTGAGTTGCGTGCAAGAGCTGGAGGCAAAGGTTCGTGGTTGTTACTCAGATGAAATCAAGCTTAGTGAGGAAGAACATGTTATGGTAATATTAGTAGACTGCTGCTTCATATTAGAGTTTTTACTTAGGCACCATTTCAAGTTGCCTTATAGTGATGACATTTTTCTGTCACCACGGTTAGGGACTTATATAAGATATGATTTGTTGATGCTTGAGAATCAAGTCCCTTTCTTTGTTCTTGAGAAGCTTTACAATCTAGCTTTTCCTTCTACCTTAAATAGTGGCGGCCGCGAAAGCCATCCTTCATTATTAAGGCTTGCTCTTCGTTATATTGTTCCTAGTAGAATAGTTCCTTGCGACAATAATAATGATGAGCTAACCTTAGTTGATGTTGGTAGAATAGCTCATTTCACAGATCTAACAAGAAAGTCTCTGTTGAGATCCTCTCACTTATTGCAACCATCAACCTCTGGATGCTCAAGAGAAGCGAAGTTAACACAACTTTATAGTGCAACTGAGTTGAACGAAGCTGGAGTGAAGTTTGAAGTACACAAAACTAGTCAATGCTTACTAGACTTGGAACTTTCAG TCTTTGATTTCCTTATCAACACAGAAAAAGATGTAGATTTCTTCGTAAAGAATGGAATAATTGAGAATTGGATAGGTGATAGCAATGCAGTGGCTGAAATGTTTAATGGTCTTGGAGTGAATGTTGTGCATCCAAATATTAATACGCAATATCTTCGTATTTGTGAAGAGTTGAATGCTTTCTGTAATCACCCTTGGAACAGAAAAGTTGCGACTTTGAGGCGTGATTACTGTAACACTCCATGGAAGACAGTAGCTTCCATTGCTGGAATTTTTCTGCTTATTCTCACTATTATTCAGACAGTATTTTCTATTCTTCAAGTGATACTAGCTTAA
- the LOC107609350 gene encoding zinc finger protein 4, producing MKRNIDLEVEASAEHESEVSSQVASSVSIQEASAGPYSDSLDNSFIRNPIAVHPNWDAASLDLTLNFKNNELGATRDSLGFSFSTTTSESSNDPASQTTESTAPRSFSCNYCQRKFFSSQALGGHQNAHKRERTLAKRAMRMGFFSERYASLASLPLHGSFRSFGIKAHSSTMHHGFSPTIMRPAPELKSNARFEQGYVGLPMFSEDDDSELMWPCSFRQVTDAGKNNHREFIQTGNPNLSFSEVSPPEEIENSTPDLTLKL from the coding sequence ATGAAAAGAAACATTGATCTTGAAGTTGAAGCCTCTGCCGAACACGAATCTGAAGTTAGCAGCCAGGTTGCATCCAGTGTCTCTATCCAAGAAGCCTCAGCAGGTCCTTACAGTGACAGCCTCGATAACTCTTTCATCAGGAATCCAATCGCAGTTCATCCTAACTGGGATGCTGCTTCACTTGACTTAACTCTCAACTTCAAGAACAATGAGTTAGGGGCAACAAGAGATTCATTAGGATTTTCATTCTCAACCACTACTAGTGAGAGCAGCAATGACCCTGCCTCTCAGACCACAGAATCCACCGCACCGCGAAGTTTCTCTTGCAATTACTGCCAGCGCAAGTTTTTCAGCTCTCAAGCTCTTGGCGGACACCAGAATGCTCACAAGAGAGAAAGGACATTGGCAAAAAGGGCCATGAGAATGGGATTTTTCTCTGAGAGATATGCAAGTCTAGCTTCTCTGCCTCTGCATGGTTCTTTCAGGTCTTTCGGAATAAAGGCGCATTCTTCGACAATGCACCATGGCTTCTCACCAACAATAATGAGGCCTGCTCCTGAGTTGAAAAGCAATGCAAGATTTGAGCAAGGATATGTTGGCCTTCCAATGTTCTCGGAGGATGATGACTCGGAACTCATGTGGCCTTGTAGTTTTCGCCAGGTCACAGATGCTGGCAAAAATAATCATCGGGAGTTCATACAGACTGGAAATCCAAATTTGAGTTTCAGTGAGGTGAGTCCACCAGAAGAGATAGAGAACTCAACACCAGATTTGACATTGAAACTTTGA